A section of the Echeneis naucrates chromosome 12, fEcheNa1.1, whole genome shotgun sequence genome encodes:
- the tnpo1 gene encoding transportin-1 isoform X2 — MECDWKPDEQGLQQILQLLKESQSPDTSTQRSVQQRLEQLNQFPDFNNYLIFVLTKLKSEDEPTRSLSGLILKNNVKAHYQNFPNGVSDFIKSECLQNIGDASPLIRATVGILITTIASKGELQNWPELLPKLCLLLDSEDYNTCEGAFGALQKICEDSAEILDSDMLDRPLNIMIPKFLQFFKHSSPKIRSHAIACVNQFIISRTQALMLHIDPFIENLFALATDDEPEVRKNVCRALVMLLEVRLDRLLPHMHNIIEYMLQRTQDQDENVALEACEFWLTLAEQPVCKEVLCGHLSQLTPVLVNGMKYSEIDIILLKGDIEEDEAIPDSEQDIRPRFHRSRTVAQQHEGDGIEEEEDEDDELDDDDDTISDWNLRKCSAAALDVLANVFRDDLLLHILPLLKELLFHPEWVVKESGILVLGAIAEGCMQGMIPYLPELIPHLIQCLSDKKALVRSITCWTLSRYAHWVVSQPPDIYLKPLMTELLKRILDSNKRVQEAACSAFATLEEEACTELVPYLAFILDTLVFAFSKYQHKNLLILYDAIGTLADSVGHHLNKPEYIQMLMPPLIQKWNQLKDEDKDLFPLLECLSSVATALQSGFLPYCEPVYQRCVNLVQKTLAQAMLHQSQPDQYEAPDKDFMIVALDLLSGLAEGLGGTIEQLVARSNILTLMYQCMQDKMPEVRQSSFALLGDLTKACFQHVKPCIADFMPILGTNLNPELISVCNNATWAIGEISIQMGPEMQPYIAMVLHQLVEIINRPNTPKTLLENTAITIGRLGYVCPQEVAPMLQQFIRPWCTSLRNIRDNEEKDSAFRGICTMISVNPGGVVQDFIFFCDAVASWMNPKDDLRDMFYKILHGFKNQVGEENWRRFSDQFPMPLKERLATFYGV, encoded by the exons ATGGAGTGCGACTGGAAGCCAGACGAGCAGGGACTTCAACAGATTTTACAGCTGCTCAAGGAGTCTCAGTCGCCGGACACGTCGACGCAGAGATCCGTTCAGCAA AGACTCGAGCAGCTCAACCAGTTTCCAGACTTCAACAACTATTTAATATTTGTCTTGACAAAGTTGAAATCAGAAG ATGAACCAACGCGGTCCCTGAGTGGCCTTATACTAAAGAACAATGTGAAAGCTCACTATCAGAACTTTCCTAATGGTGTGTCTGATTTCATCAAGAGTGAGTGCCTCCAAAACATTGGAGATGCTTCTCCTCTAATCCGGGCCACTGTGG GTATCCTCATCACCACGATCGCCTCCAAAGGAGAGCTACAAAACTGGCCGGAGCTTCTACCTAAACTCTGCCTGTTGCTGGACTCTGAGGACTACAACACATGCGAG GGGGCATTCGGAGCCCTGCAGAAGATTTGTGAAGACTCTGCTGAGATCCTGGACAGTGACATGTTGGACCGTCCTCTTAACATCATGATCCCCAAGTTCTTACAGTTTTTCAAACACAGCAGTCCTAAAATTAG GTCTCATGCCATTGCCTGCGTCAATCAGTTCATTATCAGCAGGACTCAGGCTCTCATGCTGCACATCGACCCTTTCATCGAG AATCTCTTTGCATTGGCAACAGATGATGAGCCAGAAGTGAGGAAGAACGTGTGCAGAGCTCTGGTCATGCTGCTGGAAGTTCGTTTGGACCGTCTCctgccacacatgcacaacatcATAGAG TACATGTTGCAGAGGACTCAAGACCAAGATGAAAATGTTGCCTTGGAGGCCTGTGAGTTCTGGCTTACTCTGGCGGAGCAGCCGGTGTGTAAGGAAGTGCTGTGTGGGCACCTCTCCCA GCTCACTCCAGTGCTTGTCAACGGGATGAAGTACTCTGAGATTGACATCATCCTGCTCAAG GGTGACATTGAAGAAGATGAGGCCATCCCTGACAGTGAACAAGACATCAGGCCGCGCTTCCACCGATCACGCACAGTAGCCCAGCAGCATGAGGGTGATGGGattgaggaagaggaggatgaggatgatgaactggatgatgatgatgatactaTTTCTGATTGGAACCTGC GTAAGTGCTCAGCAGCAGCGTTGGATGTGCTGGCCAACGTGTTCAGGGAcgatctgctgctgcacattCTGCCCCTGCTCAAAGAGCTACTTTTCCATCCAGAGTGGGTCGTTAAAGAGTCTGGCATCCTCGTGCTTGGGGCGATAGCTGAAG GCTGTATGCAGGGCATGATCCCATACCTGCCTGAGCTCATTCCCCACCTCATCCAGTGTTTGTCTGACAAGAAGGCACTGGTGCGTTCGATCACCTGCTGGACTCTGAGCCGCTACGCCCACTGGGTGGTGAGCCAGCCCCCAGATATTTACCTGAAACCCCTGATGACGGAGCTGCTCAAACGTATTCTGGATAGCAACAAGCGTGTGCAGGAGGCTGCCTGCAG TGCCTTTGCCACTTTGGAGGAGGAGGCTTGCACAGAGCTGGTTCCCTACCTGGCGTTCATCCTGGATACACTGGTGTTTGCTTTCAGCAAATACCAGCACAAAAATCTGCTAATTCTTTATGATGCGATAGGAACGCTGGCAGACTCAGTCGGTCACCACCTGAATAAGCCG GAGTACATCCAGATGTTAATGCCTCCACTAATCCAGAAATGGAACCAGCTGAAAGATGAAGACAAAGATCTCTTCCCTTTACTAGAA TGTCTGTCATCAGTAGCCACTGCCCTGCAGAGCGGCTTCCTGCCCTACTGTGAGCCTGTGTACCAACGCTGTGTCAACCTGGTCCAGAAGACCCTCGCTCAAGCCATG CTTCATCAGTCCCAGCCTGACCAGTATGAGGCCCCTGACAAAGACTTCATGATCGTAGCTTTGGATCTGCTCAGTGGACTGGCTGAAGGTTTGGGAGGCACCATCGAGCAGCTGGTTGCTCGGAGCAACATCCTCACCCTTATGTACCAGTGTATGCAG GACAAAATGCCAGAAGTGCGTCAGAGTTCGTTTGCTCTGCTGGGAGATCTGACCAAGGCTTGTTTTCAGCATGTCAAACCGTGCATTG CTGATTTTATGCCCATACTGGGTACTAATTTAAACCCAGAGTTAATATCAGTGTGCAACAATGCAACATGGGCAATTGGCGAGATATCTATACAGATGG GGCCTGAAATGCAGCCGTATATTGCCATGGTGCTGCACCAGCTGGTGGAGATCATTAACAGGCCCAACACCCCAAAGACTCTGCTGGAGAACACAG CAATAACAATTGGTCGTCTTGGTTACGTTTGTCCTCAAGAGGTGGCACCCATGCTACAGCAGTTTATAAGACCCTG GTGCACTTCTCTACGAAATATAAGAGACAATGAGGAGAAAGACTCTGCGTTCAGAGGAATTTGCACAATGATCAGTGTGAATCCAGGAGGGGTAGTGCAG GACTTTATATTCTTCTGTGATGCAGTGGCCTCCTGGATGAATCCAAAGGATGACCTCAGAGACATGTTCTACAAG ATCCTTCACGGGTTTAAGAACCAGGTGGGAGAGGAGAACTGGAGGCGATTCTCAGATCAGTTTCCCATGCCACTGAAGGAACGGCTGGCAACCTTTTACGGGGTGTAA
- the tnpo1 gene encoding transportin-1 isoform X1: protein MECDWKPDEQGLQQILQLLKESQSPDTSTQRSVQQRLEQLNQFPDFNNYLIFVLTKLKSEDEPTRSLSGLILKNNVKAHYQNFPNGVSDFIKSECLQNIGDASPLIRATVGILITTIASKGELQNWPELLPKLCLLLDSEDYNTCEGAFGALQKICEDSAEILDSDMLDRPLNIMIPKFLQFFKHSSPKIRSHAIACVNQFIISRTQALMLHIDPFIENLFALATDDEPEVRKNVCRALVMLLEVRLDRLLPHMHNIIEYMLQRTQDQDENVALEACEFWLTLAEQPVCKEVLCGHLSQLTPVLVNGMKYSEIDIILLKGDIEEDEAIPDSEQDIRPRFHRSRTVAQQHEGDGIEEEEDEDDELDDDDDTISDWNLRKCSAAALDVLANVFRDDLLLHILPLLKELLFHPEWVVKESGILVLGAIAEGCMQGMIPYLPELIPHLIQCLSDKKALVRSITCWTLSRYAHWVVSQPPDIYLKPLMTELLKRILDSNKRVQEAACSAFATLEEEACTELVPYLAFILDTLVFAFSKYQHKNLLILYDAIGTLADSVGHHLNKPEYIQMLMPPLIQKWNQLKDEDKDLFPLLECLSSVATALQSGFLPYCEPVYQRCVNLVQKTLAQAMLHQSQPDQYEAPDKDFMIVALDLLSGLAEGLGGTIEQLVARSNILTLMYQCMQDKMPEVRQSSFALLGDLTKACFQHVKPCIADFMPILGTNLNPELISVCNNATWAIGEISIQMGPEMQPYIAMVLHQLVEIINRPNTPKTLLENTAITIGRLGYVCPQEVAPMLQQFIRPWCTSLRNIRDNEEKDSAFRGICTMISVNPGGVVQDFIFFCDAVASWMNPKDDLRDMFYKLFWPPVSKSSPHAFTPPPTCALICPPVEDQQHLHLTLAITPSCTGSILKCSAPL, encoded by the exons ATGGAGTGCGACTGGAAGCCAGACGAGCAGGGACTTCAACAGATTTTACAGCTGCTCAAGGAGTCTCAGTCGCCGGACACGTCGACGCAGAGATCCGTTCAGCAA AGACTCGAGCAGCTCAACCAGTTTCCAGACTTCAACAACTATTTAATATTTGTCTTGACAAAGTTGAAATCAGAAG ATGAACCAACGCGGTCCCTGAGTGGCCTTATACTAAAGAACAATGTGAAAGCTCACTATCAGAACTTTCCTAATGGTGTGTCTGATTTCATCAAGAGTGAGTGCCTCCAAAACATTGGAGATGCTTCTCCTCTAATCCGGGCCACTGTGG GTATCCTCATCACCACGATCGCCTCCAAAGGAGAGCTACAAAACTGGCCGGAGCTTCTACCTAAACTCTGCCTGTTGCTGGACTCTGAGGACTACAACACATGCGAG GGGGCATTCGGAGCCCTGCAGAAGATTTGTGAAGACTCTGCTGAGATCCTGGACAGTGACATGTTGGACCGTCCTCTTAACATCATGATCCCCAAGTTCTTACAGTTTTTCAAACACAGCAGTCCTAAAATTAG GTCTCATGCCATTGCCTGCGTCAATCAGTTCATTATCAGCAGGACTCAGGCTCTCATGCTGCACATCGACCCTTTCATCGAG AATCTCTTTGCATTGGCAACAGATGATGAGCCAGAAGTGAGGAAGAACGTGTGCAGAGCTCTGGTCATGCTGCTGGAAGTTCGTTTGGACCGTCTCctgccacacatgcacaacatcATAGAG TACATGTTGCAGAGGACTCAAGACCAAGATGAAAATGTTGCCTTGGAGGCCTGTGAGTTCTGGCTTACTCTGGCGGAGCAGCCGGTGTGTAAGGAAGTGCTGTGTGGGCACCTCTCCCA GCTCACTCCAGTGCTTGTCAACGGGATGAAGTACTCTGAGATTGACATCATCCTGCTCAAG GGTGACATTGAAGAAGATGAGGCCATCCCTGACAGTGAACAAGACATCAGGCCGCGCTTCCACCGATCACGCACAGTAGCCCAGCAGCATGAGGGTGATGGGattgaggaagaggaggatgaggatgatgaactggatgatgatgatgatactaTTTCTGATTGGAACCTGC GTAAGTGCTCAGCAGCAGCGTTGGATGTGCTGGCCAACGTGTTCAGGGAcgatctgctgctgcacattCTGCCCCTGCTCAAAGAGCTACTTTTCCATCCAGAGTGGGTCGTTAAAGAGTCTGGCATCCTCGTGCTTGGGGCGATAGCTGAAG GCTGTATGCAGGGCATGATCCCATACCTGCCTGAGCTCATTCCCCACCTCATCCAGTGTTTGTCTGACAAGAAGGCACTGGTGCGTTCGATCACCTGCTGGACTCTGAGCCGCTACGCCCACTGGGTGGTGAGCCAGCCCCCAGATATTTACCTGAAACCCCTGATGACGGAGCTGCTCAAACGTATTCTGGATAGCAACAAGCGTGTGCAGGAGGCTGCCTGCAG TGCCTTTGCCACTTTGGAGGAGGAGGCTTGCACAGAGCTGGTTCCCTACCTGGCGTTCATCCTGGATACACTGGTGTTTGCTTTCAGCAAATACCAGCACAAAAATCTGCTAATTCTTTATGATGCGATAGGAACGCTGGCAGACTCAGTCGGTCACCACCTGAATAAGCCG GAGTACATCCAGATGTTAATGCCTCCACTAATCCAGAAATGGAACCAGCTGAAAGATGAAGACAAAGATCTCTTCCCTTTACTAGAA TGTCTGTCATCAGTAGCCACTGCCCTGCAGAGCGGCTTCCTGCCCTACTGTGAGCCTGTGTACCAACGCTGTGTCAACCTGGTCCAGAAGACCCTCGCTCAAGCCATG CTTCATCAGTCCCAGCCTGACCAGTATGAGGCCCCTGACAAAGACTTCATGATCGTAGCTTTGGATCTGCTCAGTGGACTGGCTGAAGGTTTGGGAGGCACCATCGAGCAGCTGGTTGCTCGGAGCAACATCCTCACCCTTATGTACCAGTGTATGCAG GACAAAATGCCAGAAGTGCGTCAGAGTTCGTTTGCTCTGCTGGGAGATCTGACCAAGGCTTGTTTTCAGCATGTCAAACCGTGCATTG CTGATTTTATGCCCATACTGGGTACTAATTTAAACCCAGAGTTAATATCAGTGTGCAACAATGCAACATGGGCAATTGGCGAGATATCTATACAGATGG GGCCTGAAATGCAGCCGTATATTGCCATGGTGCTGCACCAGCTGGTGGAGATCATTAACAGGCCCAACACCCCAAAGACTCTGCTGGAGAACACAG CAATAACAATTGGTCGTCTTGGTTACGTTTGTCCTCAAGAGGTGGCACCCATGCTACAGCAGTTTATAAGACCCTG GTGCACTTCTCTACGAAATATAAGAGACAATGAGGAGAAAGACTCTGCGTTCAGAGGAATTTGCACAATGATCAGTGTGAATCCAGGAGGGGTAGTGCAG GACTTTATATTCTTCTGTGATGCAGTGGCCTCCTGGATGAATCCAAAGGATGACCTCAGAGACATGTTCTACAAG TTATTTTGGCCTCCAGTGTCGAAGAGCTCCCCTCATGCCTTTACTCCTCCACCCACTTGTGCTCTTATCTGCCCCCCAGTGGAGGATCAGCAGCATCTACACTTGACACTTGCAATAACCCCATCATGCACAGGATCTATTTTGAAATGCAGTGCTCCGTTATAA